In Janthinobacterium agaricidamnosum NBRC 102515 = DSM 9628, the DNA window GCGCGCTGCACGGCTTTTTCGCCGAAGTTGGCGGTATGGCCGCCGAACGGACGCTGATAAATCGTGCCGTCAGGGTTGCGGTCGAAAGGCATGCCGAAGTGTTCCAGCTCGTAGACCACTTTCGGCGCTTCGCGGCACATGAATTCGATGGCGTCCTGGTCGCCCAGATAGTCGCCGCCCTTGACGGTGTCGAACATATGCCAGAACCAGTTATCTTCGGCCATGTTGCCGAGCGATGCGCCGATGCCGCCCTGCGCCGCGACGGTGTGCGAGCGGGTCGGGAAAACCTTGGACAAGACTGCCACGTTCAAGCCGGCTTCCGCCAGTTGCAGGGACGCGCGCATGCCGGAACCACCGGCGCCGACGATCACCGCGTCGAAGCGGCGGGTTGGAATTGCGGATTTATATGCTGCCACGATTAAACACTCCAGAGAATTTGCACGGTGTAGAAGGCACAGGCGATCAACCACAGCAAAGTGGCAATTTGCAGGGCGAGACGGAGACCGACGGATTTAACGTAGTCCATCCAGATATCGCGCATGCCGACCCAGGCGTGGTAGAACAGGCCGAAGAACGTCACGGCGCTGAACAGCTTGAACCACTGCTGGGCGAACAGGCCGGCCCAGCCCTCATACGTGAAGTTGTTGCCGGTAAGGAAAGAGATCAGCAGGATGGCGGTGTAGATCACCATCACGATCGCGGTGACGCGCTGCGCCAGCCAGTCGCGCAAGCCATAATGGGCGCCGACGACGAGGCGTTTTGGTCCGACGTTGTTTTTAGCCATGGTTAAAATACTCCAAACAGTTTCAGGGCGACCAGTGCGGTCAGCGCCAGGCTGATGACCAGTACCGAAGCGGCGGTCTTGCGCGCGGAATCTTTTTCGATCGCGACGTGCACGTCCATGAACAAGTGACGCACGCCGGCGCAGAAATGCTGCATGTATCCCCAGACCAGGGCCAGGGTGATCAGCTTGACGATCCACATCGACGCGATGCCATGGAAGTACGAGAACGAAATCTCGGAAGTCAGGCTCAGCTGCAACATGTAGAGCACGAATGGCAGCAGCGCAAACATCAAAAAGCCGCTGATACGATGCAGAATGGAAACGATGCCGGCTAAAGGCAAGCGATAGTTCGGCAACTGCGTAATATGAATATTACGGAATTCCGGCCGTTCTTTTTTTGGTACTTCTCTTACGGCTTCAGACATAACAAAACCTCCCCTTGAGCTTAACAAATATTGAAGCCGCGATTTTCGCCGATTTTCGCCGCCCAGACCAATATCTATTGTTACATATAACCAAAATAGTGTTTTACCGCACACTGGAATCGCTGCTTTCCGCAGTTCGATTTACTTCTTTGCAACTTCAAGACACGACTTTGCCACTCCGGACCGGCAGCGGCGGATCGTACCCTTTTGCTTGTTGCCGTCTCCGGGGAACGCCTCGCGGCGCGCCCCTAAGCTGTACGATGAACTTGAGCAGTGAGTTGAGTGTTACCGCCCCTCTTCTACTTAACTCAGTTCATTCTGATAATGATGTTGCGCCGTCAAATACAGGCCGCGGCGCAGCTCCACCGGTTTGTCGCCATAGGTAAATGACACGCGTTCGGAACTGAGCAATGGCGTTCCGGCCGCGATATTCAATAATAAGGCGGCGCCGTCGTCGGCGCACACGGCGCGTATCTGTTCCGACGCGCGTATCATGCGGGTGCCGAATTCGGTCTCGAACAAACCGTACATCGGCCCCTTGTATTCAACCAGGCGCTCGGCCGTCAAGCCCTTGAAAATCAGGCCCGGCAACCAGAGTTCTTCGAGGATGGTCGGCACGCCGTCGAAATATTGTACGCGCTTGATGAAAATCACGGCGTCGCCCGACTTCAGTTCCATCAGGCGCGCCACGTCGGCCGGTGCGCGCACCCGCTTGACGTCGATGAATTTGCTTTCAGGGTAATGCGGCACGCCTTCGTCCGGCACCAGCCGCAAGAAACGGAAATGCGCGCGCGCCTCGTGATGGGTGGCCACGAAGGTGCCCTTGCCCTGGCGCCGCATGACCAGGTTTTCCGCCGCCAGCTCGTCGATCGCCTTGCGCACCGTGCCCTGGCTGACCTTGAAACGGCCGGCCAGTTCGACTTCGCTGGGAATCAGTTCGCCCGGTTTCCACTCGCCCGATTGCAGGCCGGCGGTGATCAGGGCCTTGATTTGCTGGTACAGCGGACTGAAGGTTGGCGAAGCGGCATTGCCGGCATGGGCCGAAGTGGTATTGGCCGCCGCCGGAGCGGCAGCCCCGCCGGGCGTCGGGCTCACCGCCCCGCTTGCGGCAGTGGCATTGGTGGTCAGATTGGGCGAGGCAGGATTCATAGTCCAACATTTCACCACAAAATGACTGCCGCGTCCAGTAAAACACTGTCAACTTATCTGTCTTATATAAGACATAAGATAGGATTGACAGAAGCAGAACGGAAGCCTAAACTGCCTGCGATAAACTATGTAAGCCCTTGCCTTTCCCTGTCGCGCCCATCGGCGGCGGCAGCCTTGGACAAGATATCAACAGCTACTGGCAGCGTTCGCAGACTATCCATCGCAGCGTGCCGGTTTTGGTATCATTACAGTTTTCCCGGACCAGCCCAGGCACCGCCTCAAGCTCGTTTTCTTTCCCACTTTGGAGATTCATCATGGCTAAAACCCCAATGCGTGTTGCAGTTACCGGCGCCGCCGGCCAGATCGGTTATTCCCTGCTGTTCCGCATCGCTAACGGCGACATGCTCGGCAAAGACCAGCCTGTCATCCTGCAATTGCTTGAAATCCCGGACGAAAAAGCACAGAAAGCGCTCAAGGGCGTAATGATGGAAATCGACGACTGCGCCTTCCCGCTGCTGGCCGGCATGACCGCCCACGCCGATCCGCTGACCGCATTCAAGGACGCCGACGTGGCATTGCTGGTCGGCGCCCGCCCGCGCGGCCCGGGCATGGAGCGCAAGGACTTGCTGGAAGCAAATGCGCAAATCTTCACCGTGCAAGGCAAGGCGCTGGACGCCGTCGCTTCGCGCAACGTGAAAGTCCTGGTGGTCGGCAACCCGGCCAACACCAACGCCTACATCGCGATGAAATCGGCGCCGTCGCTGCCGGCCAAGAACTTCACCGCGATGCTGCGCCTGGACCACAACCGCGCCTTGTCGCAAGTAGCCGCTAAATCGGGCAAGCCAGTCGCATCGATCGAAAAAATGTTCGTATGGGGCAACCACTCGCCTACCATGTACGCCGACTATCGCTACGCCGAAGTCGATGGCCAGTCGGTCAAGGACTTGATCAACGACGACGTGTGGAACAAGGACGTGTTCCTGTCGACCGTCGGCAAGCGCGGCGCCGCGATCATCGAAGCGCGCGGCCTGTCGTCGGCGGCGTCGGCAGCCAATGCGGCAATCGACCACGTGCATGACTGGGTGCTGGGCACCAGCGGCAAATGGACCACCATGGGCATTCCTTCGGATGGCTCGTACGGCATTCCTGAAGGCGTGATGTTCGGTTTCCCTGTCACCACCGAAAACGGCGAATACAAAATCGTCCAGGGCCTGTCGATCGATGAATTCTCGCAAGAGCGCATCAACGTCACGCTGAACGAATTGCTGGAAGAGCAAAACGGCGTGAAGCACTTGCTGGGCTAAGCAGTACCATACGGCGGCGCGGTAGGCGCCGCCGCCGCACCGCGCCGCCCACAGCGGCGCGGCCGTGTCACCCCTTATCTATTGAATGCGCCAGGCATGCACCCTTCCGAGGTTTTATTCCAAGGCAAACGCCAGCCGCTGTTGCTCGCCGCTTGCGACCATTACGCCGGCTCTGAAAAGCTGATGCGTAAATCGATTGCTTTGCAACAAGAGCTTGGGCCCCTGTTCGACATCACCTTCGATTGCGAAGACGGCGCCAGCGCCGGCAATGAAGCGGCGCACGCGCACATGATCGCCGCGCTGCTGCAAGAAGACGGCAACCAGTTCAACCGCATCGGCGTACGGGTGCACGACCTGGACAGCCCGTTTTTCGCGCAAGACATCGAAATCATTTGCGCCGCGGCGCACAAGCTGGCGTATATCGCGCTGCCGAAAGTCAATGGCGTGCAAGACGTGATCCGCGCCATCGATGTCATCAATACCCATGCGCAAGCCCATGGCCGCGACGCGCTGCCGGTGCACGTGCTGATCGAAACCCATGGCGCGCTGCATGAAGTGTTCGCCATCGCCGCGCTGCCGCAAGTCGAATGCCTGTCGTTCGGCATCATGGATTTTGTATCGTCGCACTACGGCGCGATTCCGGCCAGCGCGATGCGCACGCCGGGCCAGTTCAGCCACCCGCTGGTGGTGCGCGCCAAGCTCGACATCGCCGCCGCCTGCCATGCGCACGGCAAGGTGGCCGCGCACAACGTCACCACCGACGTCAAGGATTCGGCGGTGGTGGCCAACGACGCGCAGCGCGCGGCGGCCGAATTCGGTTATACCCGGATGTGGAGCATCCACCCGGACCAGATCAAGCCGGTCATCAAGGCTTTCACGCCGCGTTTATCCGAAGTCAATGAAGCGACGAATATCCTGAGCGAAGCGGCAAAAGCCGCGTGGGGACCGATCGCGCAGAACGGGCGCTTGCACGACCGCGCCAGCTACCGATATTATTGGACAGTTTTGCAGCGCGCCAAACTGGCCGGCCTGGCCTTGCCGGAAGCCGCCGCTGCCTTGCTAAACCCGAGCCCCACTGACCACTGATTGGAATTACACGATGTCGATCACCAAATTAGCCATTGCCTGCAGCGTCGCGCTGGGCGCGATGACACTGTCCCTGGCCCCGTTGAGCCAGGCCGCCGACACCAAGGCGCCGCCGGTCAAGGCCAAGGCGAAGGCAAAAGCCAAGGCGCCGGCCAAGGCGGCCGCCAAGGCCGAACCGGAGGAAGATGCCGACGTGGGCGACCTGAGCGCTTCGACCACCACCGAGTTCAATTGCGAACTGGGCAACAAGATTACCATTTACAGCAATGCCAGCGATGACAATTACATCGCGCTGCGCTGGAAAAAACGCCTGCACCGCCTGAAGCGGGTCGGCACCACCACCGGTGCGCAGCGTTTCGAGAACCCTCTGTACGGCCTGATCTGGATCGGCATCCCGGCCAAAGGCATGCTGCTCGATTCGAAAATGAATCGTCAGCTGGCCAATGAATGCAAGGATGCCGAACAGGCCAAGCCGCCGGTGACGCAGGAAGCGCCGGCCGGCGCGGCCTCGCCGTCGGCCCAGGCGCCATCGGCTGAACAGAAGGGCTTGCTGTAAGCAACAAGGAAGGTCGTACCCGCGACACCGCCGTGAACTGAACATCAATAAATAGACGATACCCAACAAGGAGAGGTCATGTCCCGCAACACTCTGAACACGCTCAAGGACTTTGCAATTTCGGATAGCAAGAAGGGTAAGTTCTACTCCCTTCCTGCCCTGGAAAAAAGCCTGGGCATCAATGTCTCCCGCCTGCCGGTGTCGATTCGCATCGTGCTGGAATCGGTGCTGCGCAATTGCGACGGCAAAAAAGTCACCGAAGAACACGTCAAGCAATTGGCGAGCTGGGGCCCGACCGCCGAACGCACCGACGAGATTCCGTTCGTAGTGGCGCGCGTCGTGCTGCAAGACTTCACCGGCGTGCCGCTGCTGGCCGACCTGGCCGCGATGCGCAACGTCGCCAACAAAATGGGCTTGAACCCGAAAAACATCGAACCGCTGGTGCCGGTCGACCTGGTGGTCGACCACTCGGTCACCATCGATCACTACCGCGAAAAGAAAGCCCTCGACCTGAACATGAAACTGGAATTCTCGCGCAACAACGAGCGTTACCAGTTCATGAAATGGGGCATGCAGGCATTCGACACCTTCGGCGTGGTGCCGCCGGGCTTCGGCATCGTGCACCAGGTGAATCTGGAGTACCTGGCCCGCGGCGTGCATAAAGTCAAAGAGAAAAAAGACGAAATCTACTACCCGGACACCCTGGTCGGCACCGATTCGCACACCACCATGATCAACGGCATCGGCGTGGTCGGCTGGGGCGTCGGCGGCATCGAGGCGGAAGCCGGCATGCTGGGCCAGCCAGTCTACTTCCTGACCCCTGACGTGATCGGCGTCAACCTGACCGGCGCGCTGCGCGAGGGCTGCACCGCGACCGACCTGGTACTGACCATCACCGAATTGCTGCGCAAGGAAAAAGTCGTCGGCAAGTTCGTCGAATTCTTTGGCGAAGGCACCGAATCGCTGACCCTGACCGACCGCGCGACGATCGCCAACATGGCTCCGGAATACGGCGCGACGATGGGCTTCTTCCCGGTCGACGACGCGACCATCGATTACTTCAAGGGCACCGGCCGCAGCAAAGCCGAGATCGCCGCGTTCGAAGGCTACTTCAAGGCGCAAAACCTGTTCGGCGTGCCGAAGGCCGGCGACATCGACTACACCCGCGTGGTCGCGCTGGACCTGGCGTCGGTGGCGCCATCGCTGGCCGGCCCGAAACGTCCGCAAGACCGCATCGAAATCGGCAACGTCAAGTCGAACTTCGCCGACCTGTTCGCCAAGCCAACCTCGGAAAACGGTTTCAACAAGAACCCGGCCGACCTGAACGCCGTCTATGAAACCAGCAATGGCGTCAAGGTGTCGAACGGCGACGTGCTGATCGCCGCGATCACCTCGTGCACCAACACCTCGAACCCGAGCGTGATGCTGGCCGCCGGCCTGCTGGCCAAGAAAGCCGTCGAAGCCGGCCTGAAAGTCGCGCCGCACATCAAGACCTCGCTGGCCCCCGGCTCGCGCGTCGTGACCGAGTACCTGACCGCCGCCGGCCTGCTGCCCTACCTGGAAAAGCTGGGCTTCGGCGTGACCGCCTACGGCTGCACCACCTGCATCGGCAATGCCGGCGACCTGACCCCGGAAATGAACGCCGCGATCGCCGCCAACGACATCGTCGCTTCGGCTGTGTTGTCGGGCAACCGCAACTTTGAAGCGCGGATCCACCCGAACATCCGTTCGAACTTCCTGGCCTCGCCTCCGCTGGTGGTCGCCTATGCTATCGCCGGCAACATGACGCGCGACCTGATGACCGAACCGGTCGGCAAGGGCAAGGGCGGCAAGGACGTCTACCTGGGTGACATCTGGCCATCGTCGGCCGAAGTCTCGGCGATGATGAAGTTCGCGATGAACGCCAAAGTGTTCAAGGACAACTACGCCGACGTCAAGGGCGCACCGGGCAAGCTGTGGGAAAAAGTCACCACCGTATCCGGTCAAGTGTACAACTGGCCGACCTCGACCTACATCGCCGAGCCGCCGTTCTTCGACGACTTCACGATGACCCCTAAAGCGGTCGCCACCGGCATCGAAGGCGCGCGCGCGCTCGGCGTGTTCGGCGATTCGATCACCACCGACCACATCTCGCCAGCCGGCTCGATCCAGGAAAACGGCCCGGCCGGTAAATGGCTGAAGGCAAACGGCGTGTTGAAGGCGGACTTCAACTCGTACGGCTCGCGTCGCGGCAACCATGAAATCATGATGCGCGGCACCTTCGCCAACGTGCGCATCAAGAACCGCATGATCCCGGCCAAGGCCGACGGTTCGGCGGTCGAAGGCGGCATCACCATTCATCAGCCGTCCGGTGAAGAAATGTCGATCTACGACGCGGCCATGAAGTATGTTGCCGAAGGTACGCCAACCATGGTGTTCGGCGGCGAAGAGTACGGTACCGGCTCGTCGCGCGACTGGGCCGCGAAAGGCACCCAATTGCTGGGCGTGAAGGCGGTGATTACCCGTTCGTTCGAACGCATCCACCGCTCGAACCTGGTCGGCATGGGCGTGTTGCCGCTGCAATTCATCGGCGACGACAGTGTGCAAACCCTGGGCATCACCGGCAATGAAACCTTCGACCTGAAAGGCCTCGAAGGCGACATCAAGCCGCAGCAGCAAGTGACGCTGGTGA includes these proteins:
- the sdhD gene encoding succinate dehydrogenase, hydrophobic membrane anchor protein, whose translation is MAKNNVGPKRLVVGAHYGLRDWLAQRVTAIVMVIYTAILLISFLTGNNFTYEGWAGLFAQQWFKLFSAVTFFGLFYHAWVGMRDIWMDYVKSVGLRLALQIATLLWLIACAFYTVQILWSV
- the sdhC gene encoding succinate dehydrogenase, cytochrome b556 subunit, with amino-acid sequence MSEAVREVPKKERPEFRNIHITQLPNYRLPLAGIVSILHRISGFLMFALLPFVLYMLQLSLTSEISFSYFHGIASMWIVKLITLALVWGYMQHFCAGVRHLFMDVHVAIEKDSARKTAASVLVISLALTALVALKLFGVF
- a CDS encoding GntR family transcriptional regulator, whose protein sequence is MNPASPNLTTNATAASGAVSPTPGGAAAPAAANTTSAHAGNAASPTFSPLYQQIKALITAGLQSGEWKPGELIPSEVELAGRFKVSQGTVRKAIDELAAENLVMRRQGKGTFVATHHEARAHFRFLRLVPDEGVPHYPESKFIDVKRVRAPADVARLMELKSGDAVIFIKRVQYFDGVPTILEELWLPGLIFKGLTAERLVEYKGPMYGLFETEFGTRMIRASEQIRAVCADDGAALLLNIAAGTPLLSSERVSFTYGDKPVELRRGLYLTAQHHYQNELS
- a CDS encoding malate dehydrogenase; this translates as MAKTPMRVAVTGAAGQIGYSLLFRIANGDMLGKDQPVILQLLEIPDEKAQKALKGVMMEIDDCAFPLLAGMTAHADPLTAFKDADVALLVGARPRGPGMERKDLLEANAQIFTVQGKALDAVASRNVKVLVVGNPANTNAYIAMKSAPSLPAKNFTAMLRLDHNRALSQVAAKSGKPVASIEKMFVWGNHSPTMYADYRYAEVDGQSVKDLINDDVWNKDVFLSTVGKRGAAIIEARGLSSAASAANAAIDHVHDWVLGTSGKWTTMGIPSDGSYGIPEGVMFGFPVTTENGEYKIVQGLSIDEFSQERINVTLNELLEEQNGVKHLLG
- a CDS encoding HpcH/HpaI aldolase/citrate lyase family protein, with amino-acid sequence MHPSEVLFQGKRQPLLLAACDHYAGSEKLMRKSIALQQELGPLFDITFDCEDGASAGNEAAHAHMIAALLQEDGNQFNRIGVRVHDLDSPFFAQDIEIICAAAHKLAYIALPKVNGVQDVIRAIDVINTHAQAHGRDALPVHVLIETHGALHEVFAIAALPQVECLSFGIMDFVSSHYGAIPASAMRTPGQFSHPLVVRAKLDIAAACHAHGKVAAHNVTTDVKDSAVVANDAQRAAAEFGYTRMWSIHPDQIKPVIKAFTPRLSEVNEATNILSEAAKAAWGPIAQNGRLHDRASYRYYWTVLQRAKLAGLALPEAAAALLNPSPTDH
- the acnA gene encoding aconitate hydratase AcnA codes for the protein MSRNTLNTLKDFAISDSKKGKFYSLPALEKSLGINVSRLPVSIRIVLESVLRNCDGKKVTEEHVKQLASWGPTAERTDEIPFVVARVVLQDFTGVPLLADLAAMRNVANKMGLNPKNIEPLVPVDLVVDHSVTIDHYREKKALDLNMKLEFSRNNERYQFMKWGMQAFDTFGVVPPGFGIVHQVNLEYLARGVHKVKEKKDEIYYPDTLVGTDSHTTMINGIGVVGWGVGGIEAEAGMLGQPVYFLTPDVIGVNLTGALREGCTATDLVLTITELLRKEKVVGKFVEFFGEGTESLTLTDRATIANMAPEYGATMGFFPVDDATIDYFKGTGRSKAEIAAFEGYFKAQNLFGVPKAGDIDYTRVVALDLASVAPSLAGPKRPQDRIEIGNVKSNFADLFAKPTSENGFNKNPADLNAVYETSNGVKVSNGDVLIAAITSCTNTSNPSVMLAAGLLAKKAVEAGLKVAPHIKTSLAPGSRVVTEYLTAAGLLPYLEKLGFGVTAYGCTTCIGNAGDLTPEMNAAIAANDIVASAVLSGNRNFEARIHPNIRSNFLASPPLVVAYAIAGNMTRDLMTEPVGKGKGGKDVYLGDIWPSSAEVSAMMKFAMNAKVFKDNYADVKGAPGKLWEKVTTVSGQVYNWPTSTYIAEPPFFDDFTMTPKAVATGIEGARALGVFGDSITTDHISPAGSIQENGPAGKWLKANGVLKADFNSYGSRRGNHEIMMRGTFANVRIKNRMIPAKADGSAVEGGITIHQPSGEEMSIYDAAMKYVAEGTPTMVFGGEEYGTGSSRDWAAKGTQLLGVKAVITRSFERIHRSNLVGMGVLPLQFIGDDSVQTLGITGNETFDLKGLEGDIKPQQQVTLVIHRADGSSVDVKVLLRIDTPIEVDYYKHGGILPFVLRQLLAA